The DNA window CCAACGTCTTTCTGACATCATAGTGACGTCCGGTGCCAGCTGGGATTTGCTCTCAGCATAAAGTTTTCAAATGTCAGTCATGTGTTTTATAAAAATGCTAAAGGGTGTCTTTGGTGTCAATAtcaaagtgttggtatttgttCATCTGGGGATGAGAACGGAGAGCGTTCTGCTGTGACCTCTTCTTAATTAATCCTTTCTAAATATCTCTGTAAACTCAAAGTAGAGAAAAATGTTGAGGGCGAAACCAGAGCAACAAAAAACCAAAGATgtgaaaaagacaaatatttgtCTGTAAATTTTGACCCCATCAGATCCGTCCCACCGTCCGCTTATTTTGCTCtcagtgtgaatgtgacatcactgttcAGACTGACAAACTAAAACAGTTTCAGACCTCTGGACCAGTTTCCTTTAACTGGGCTCCAGATGCAGTAATCCCAGTCCGTCCAGCTGACCTCACTGGGACCGTCACACagacttcctcctcttcccaaACACATTGTTGATGAGCTTGGCCATGGACTTGGAGCCGCTGTAGCGCCGGCGGTCCGCTCTGTACTTGAGGTGCTCCATCACCTGTCGGATGAGTTGGGTGAAGAGGTTGGCGATGTCCTGGTAGCTCTCGGCAGCGGACACCTCCTGGAAATGACAGCAGTTCTCCTGAGCCAGGCTGCGGCCCTCGTCCTCGCGGACCTGTCGGGCGTGACACAGGTCCTGTTTGTTTCCCACCAGACACACAGGAACCTCCGTCTccctggagacagagacagatgtcaGTGAGGACAGATcatgtggagacagagacacctCAGTAAGGACACATCACTGTTAAAATCCTTAAAGTACTGTTTCCAAAACAAGACGAGCAACGAGCCAAATCTAGTTCCTAAAAACACCATTAAAAttgttctgtttctgttttatcaaattaaatttgactaacacaagtaaacacagATGAGTCCATTCTGTCCCGTCCTGATCTCCATCTAGAGTTACTCATCTACATTAATGCGGACACACGTGTCACTGACTGAATAAATCTCCTCCCTGTTTGGCACATGAGCGACAGCCTAATGGATGTTTGGTGCGTTTCTCCTGCAGACCAAATGTCTGTAGGTTTGATCATCTCACTGATCGTCATCAATCATTCATCAGTCGACTCTCAACATTCGTCGCATTCAGAGCAACATGAAGATCCTCATTCAGCTtcagaggaaacacagcaaagatACTCTGCGCCTGTTTTCTCGCAGTCTTTACAGCATGTTCAGGTGATACAGTGACTGTGAATCAACTGTTAGCATTATATTTCCCATCAATAAAAGCATTTGACTTTTAGTTTTGATTATTTGGATGTCTGAACTGTAACTTAAGGACTTCATGCTGAGTAAAACAGAAAGTTAACACTTAAAGACactgttttaaaaccatttaGATAAACTCAAAATGTCGTTAATACCGAGCTGAAAACAAGACAGACCTCAGTCAGGAAGTTTTGTTTTAACTGAAATAAATTAAGTCTTAACGCAGTACGATCCCTCAGTCACAGCATGTTTAGGTAGTTATTTATCGTAACACCTCAAAACTTGTGTAAAGAGTTTGTAATGAGAGGCCAACAGCTGCTCTGATCCACGACGTCTCAGTTTCCTGCAACCCATCCGCGGCACCCTGTCATTTTGTCTCCACGTTATAATGAAATAACCTCACTGTGTTTCTGACCCTTTGCAGTTGTCCATGCGCGCCTCTTTGATCTGCTGCAGGATGTTCTTGGCGTTGATGAAGGAAGTGCGGTCGCTGATGTTGTACACCACCACGAAGCCGTCTGCCCAGTCCACCGGTTCCTCCAGGATACACCTGGCCTCTGAGCTCTGGCAAGGACAACACATGactttattttggtattgaGCAAATTAAATTCAGGTAGTATGTATATAGGTTCCTGTATGAGCTGTGGCTCAGAGTGTgtcatccaccaatcagaagctCCACCAGTCCACAAACGGCTCCTgatggctgctccatcagtgtgtgagtgtgtgtgaatgagtagcaggtggcaccatgcaCGGAGGCCtgggccaccagtgtgtgactgtgaatgggtgaatgtgacatgtaatgTAAAAGGGCTTTGAGTGGTATGAAGACTAGAAAGGAGCTGTAcgagtgcaggtccatttacttGTTTTTACTGGGACAGATTCAACCAGAGAGAATTAGTCGAAGTAAATGTTCTTTACTTTTAGTGGATGTTAACTAATTAACAGCTTCAGATCGACAGGCATCATTGGTTCATTGACAGTTTAGTAGTTTCGGTCCCTGTCAGCTCTGGTTTGATTAAATAAAACTCAATTTGACTTGACCCCAAAATAtcatattaatttatttgactcaaagaaaaacaaactgtgtaAAGTTCCAAATGTAAGGTATTATATACAACAGGTTTAAGCCAAGTATGCCAATacagataatgtactttttatgaCTATGAGTATCATACGAGTAAAATGTGTCTTTATCTGTACTCATTTATATCACAGTATATACAGTGCCTATAAAGTCTTCACAACCCTTGGAAGTTTTCAGATTTCTTTACTTTACAACATTGAATCAAATGTTTTATGATTTTGTGCTCGTAAATtagcccttaaacctgtcaaacactgctggagacatgacagTTTGGAAGTCTGCACACATTATTTGTCTAAATGAAATTTTTATGCCTTAATTCACCTTGATTCTTATTTCTGACACatgaattattaattattattaatcatgactaaaagttgactaaaatgttttgaattttcgtCGACTAAAACTGTGAATaataatgactaaaatgtgactaaaactaataaacatttttttctcaagacTAAaagtaaatctaaaatagctgtaaGAACTCAACTGATCACAGTGGATCACATGTTTTCAGTGGCAGATTGTCACGACACGTCACAGCAATGTGTCCTGATGTAGAAAATAACAGACTTCATCTCCGTCTCATTCGTTACTTTCTCTACGGACTCTTTGTCAGGTTGAGCTGTATTTATGTTTCATTAACGACATATTAGAAAGTTATTCACAGTGGGATTTCTCACAGTCCTCATTACACCTGATCCTATAAATACAccactgtgtgttactgttgtcCTTCTGTCAGAGCTATTTCTACTGTGACCAACAGCAGCTGCAGAGCAAGGGGAGGACGTCTGAGTGACCTTGAGGAGAAATAAACAGCGTAGGAGCGACACGAGGCCCGAggacatgtctgtaaaaactCACTTATCCCTTTCTCTTTACTGACCATGGTTTCTTTCTGCAGTGCAGGTCAGGACATCGACtcatgaaaggacggctttacAGTGAGTGTAACCAGCAAAGACAATGAGCGTCTCTTGTTCTGCTGAGTTTTCCAATAAAATACAAACTGTGCAGTAAAAGGCCTCTCACCTCTTTGGTCCGGCTGAAGGAGAGGTACGCAGGTTATATGGATCTGTTCTTCAAAGATACACATCGCCTCAGGACACTCTCATAAACCTGCTGGGTTTAACTTTAACGTGCCGTACAGATCGTACATGTGCTGACACAGAGGTTACTGTCTGAGTGGGATTCATTCAAGGTCAGGGACTGAAAACTGACATGACTGTAGTGTTGTTCAGTAAAATACTTTAATAATGATCATATTTTCACCTCAGCTGAAAGATCTTTGATGGATCCACAAACATCTTTCCTGCTTCAGCTTCAAAAACTTTTCCAACCTCTGAATATACATTTAAACATCAAGCTAAAAACAGAAGAGTTTCTGTTTGTGACATTTTGGTTTTCTGATGATTTATTGACATGTTTTTGCAGCAGTGACTTTGCCGTACCTGAAGCTAATGACTGTCATAAGTCAAATAAAATGCTGGAGTATGAAATGTAACTTCCATATGGATAGACAGCTCATGGCTGAAACGTAGGAGGaaaccaaaaacataaacagGAAAGTTTTTATTCTACTGCTGCTCTGCTTTTCTCTACAGTTAAGCATCTGAATGTTTGGATCAGTTAGTAAGTGTGTTAGTGATGAGTTGTACCTGAGAGCAGGGGTCAAACACCTCCAGATTCAGCTGCCTGCCGTCGATCGACAGCCTTTTATGGTACAGAGAGTCTGTGACAGGgatcagaaacagaaacataaattaAGAACACTGATAAAATACTGACTGATGGTGTAAAATATAAATCTCTCTGTATATTTCGCATTGTGTGACATTCAAGTTGATTTGCTTCTGTCATGTGTTTTGTTGAGACCTTTTTCACTCCCGTCTCTAAAGTTGGACTCAGTTTATTTTGCAGAGCTGAACTGATCAATATTTTGTATTAGCATTGAGTAAATGACTGTGTATTGAGAAAGGTGACAaactcgtcacatgtccacgtctggtcatggactttccacgtccacatatgacgtccaaggtaccctgggtgtgttggttgttgacgttctgggacgccgtgtcaacttcagcctgttacatgcattgtctgttttcaaaatacacttctgttttcacaggaaatgtacagtttgatacagtctctttcaaaataaaagcactaggtcagtacaacaccaccaactgacgcacttggttacgtttagtcaacacacacacgtggttacgtttagccaacacacacacacgtggttacgtttagccaacacacacacacgtggttacgtttagccaacacacacacgtggttacgtttagccaacacacacacacgtggttacgtttagccaacacacacacacggttacgtttagccaacacacacacacacgtggttatgtttagccaacacacacacgtggttacgtttagccaacacacacacgtggttacgtttagccaacacacacacgtggttacgtttagccaacacacacacacgtggttacgtttagccaacacacacacgtggatacgtttagccaacacacacacatggttacgtttagccgacacacacgtggttatgtttagccaacacacacacatggttacgtttagccgacacacacgtggttacgtttagccaacacacacacgtggttacgtttagccaacacacacacacgtggttacgtttagccaacacacacacacacgtggttacgtttagccaacacacacacatggttacgtttagccaacacacacacacgtggttacgtttagccaacccacacacatggttacgtttagccaacacacacacatggttacgtttagccaacaaccaccgggcaccattaaacaataacgggAGATGGCTGCGTGTCctgccgatgtgaaaggacagcttttgtCATTGGTGAAAAttactgcccaagtgctggttGACTGCCTCAGCGTTATGCTTTAATTAGATAAAATcatgaaagagagacagacgtGCACCACAAGAAGCTGAAATATATAATTTACTGTTTAAATCTTTTCACAGCTGTAATTATATTCTGGATCATTAATCTTATGAATGCTTAGGTGAAATTAAAGCACTAAGTGATGAGATAACAACATCCCTGACGTGTGGAGATAAACTCTGCAGGACCAAAAACTCTCATCACATTCCACTGTCAGCAGATGTGGAAACACTTACTGGCATTAGAGGCATATTCACCGATGAAGCGTCTGGTCAGAAAGCGTACGAGGACAGCTGGAGGAAACAGACAGAATGAGTCATGGCATCGCAACACTCTCATCTCTCACAGGTGGCAGCAGCGAGGGTTAAATGACCCTTCATTCACTCCTGCAGGCGCAGCGCTGTGCAGCAGCCTCTCAGACTGCAGCGCTGAAACTGTAGCCTCTCATGAAAGAGGCTGTTTGGCTTTGCTGGAAGGTCTGTGAGCATATTTGGCACGATGAATGGATTTATTTCCTCCTGTGCTTCGCCTCCACACTCACAGCTACACATAAAACACATGAGTTTTGGCCCCACAGACAATCAGTTTCTATTATGGGCTCAAGCTGTGGTCACGGGCCTCTGACGGGGTAATACAGAGGTTATACAGAGGTTGTACAGAGATTATACAGAGGTTGTACAGAGGTTACAGTAAGAGACACACAAATATGGATATGGCCTAAAAAGCTACTCATGCATGCTGGCATACGGAGCGTACTGTCTCCATCCCAGAATGTAATTTCCTTAAGTCAATGTTGGTACACTGAGAGGAAGGTGcacattccctctctctcagaTGATCAACATTTATACAAGTTTTGATGTTTGAGAAACACTCGTTCACTTGTGTTTGGTGCTTGTGTTAAAGGAGTACCTCAGTGACCATGTGTACATCAGTGATTCACTAAGTGAAGAATCTAGAAAGGGAGGACATTCTTGATGAAGTGAAGTCGGTCACAAAAACAGCtgaactacatcaaaacatcagtttacaaactctgacAGAACTCAGTTTAGTCAAAGTCTCAGTGGTCCCCAGTGACTTCAGTTATCAAGAGTTTCCTCAGGTGTTTGACTCTGTGTTCACCAGACATGTGACTGACATTCAGATGGTCCTTTGGGAGGTGAAGTAACGAGTGTAACCCTGGCCATGTTGGACATCATTAGACCCAGTGTGTTATATTTTGGGAGCAATCCCTGATGGAGCTGTAGATAAGAGAAAAGTTTACTTGCTGCATATCTTCTTATTTATCGGTGGCAAAGCATGAGAACTTTATCTTGGCCCAAACGGCTGCCTCCTAGCCGACAGGTTCATGAAAACATAAAAGCAAACtccacaaaaagacaaacacgTTTTTAAATCTTCAGGCTCCTGTAATTATTTCAGATTACCAAAAGTGCTGCACTGATTTCATTATAAATTGGCCCAAACTGAtctgtttattttactgtatttttatttttgtttattttattccattaagttattttttggagctttttttttacacgtttcatgatttatcatttgtatgtttatttaCTGAACTCTGAATAGTGACTGTAtaattcaaatttgaaaaaacattttgttaaaaaagataaagaaatgcacctttcctttaaaatgtgtctgtgggtctattttattctgctgtaatgtttgtttgttgcaaAGAAGGAAATGTTTACTTGTTTATCAGCTTCACTAACAttatgtttgtttggttttacctctggagagacagaggaataTTTGATCAGtattttttgtcaaagaaaactaTTCAGCTCTTAATGAGGATGG is part of the Epinephelus lanceolatus isolate andai-2023 chromosome 5, ASM4190304v1, whole genome shotgun sequence genome and encodes:
- the LOC117261908 gene encoding ras-related and estrogen-regulated growth inhibitor-like protein, which encodes MNDIKLALLGSQGAGKSAVLVRFLTRRFIGEYASNANSLYHKRLSIDGRQLNLEVFDPCSQSSEARCILEEPVDWADGFVVVYNISDRTSFINAKNILQQIKEARMDNCKGETEVPVCLVGNKQDLCHARQVREDEGRSLAQENCCHFQEVSAAESYQDIANLFTQLIRQVMEHLKYRADRRRYSGSKSMAKLINNVFGKRRKSV